GGCGGAGCGGCGTACGGCGCTGGTGGACGGTGAACAGGTCGACATCGGCCTGGTGGGCGACGTGGTCGACGTCCGCCCGGAGGCGGTGATCGACCTGATCGACGCCGGCCGGATTCCGGTGGTGTCGACGATCGCGCCGGACGAGGACGGCCTCGCGCACAACGTGAACGCGGACACCGCGGCCGCCGCGCTGGCTTCGGCCCTCGGCGCGGAGAAGCTCGTCGTACTTACTGACGTGGCAGGCCTGTACCGCAATTGGCCCGACAGCGACGAGATCATCACCCAGATCGACACCGCCGAGCTGGCCGAACTGCTCCCGTCGCTCGCCTCCGGCATGGTCCCGAAAATGGAGGCCTGCCTGCGCGCGGTCGAGTCCGGCGTGTCCCGGGCCACCGTGATCGACGGCCGCGTACCGCACTCGTTGCTCCTCGAAATCTTCACCGACGCCGGAATCGGAACCCAGGTGATCCCGTCATGACCGAACTGCTCACCGTCGATGGCACCCAGGCCGCGCTGACGTCGCGGTACTCCGGCGCGCTGATGAACACCTTCGGCGCACCGAAGCGCGTGCTGGTGCGCGGCGAGGGCGCGTACCTGTGGGACGCGGACGGCAACAAGTACCTCGACCTGCTCGGTGGGCTGGCGGTGAACTGCCTCGGCCACGCGCACCCGTTCGTGGTGTCCGCGGTGACATCACAGCTCGCCACCCTGGGGCATGTCTCGAACTTCTTCGCCTCCGCGCCGCAGATCGCGCTGGCCGAGAAACTGCTCGGTCTCTTCGACGTACCGGGCAAGGTGTTCTTCACCAACTCCGGCACCGAGGCGAACGAGGCCGCCTTCAAGATCACGCGGCGCACCGGCCGTACCAAGATCGTCTCCACCATCGGGGCGTTCCACGGGCGGTCGATGGGCGCGCTCGCGCTGACCTGGAAGCCGGCGTACCGGGAGGCGTTCGCGCCGCTGCCCGGTGACGTCGAGTTCGTGCCGTACGGCGACGCGGACGCGCTCGCCGCCGCGGTCGACGACCGGACCGCGGCCGTCGTCCTGGAGCCGATCCAGGGCGAGAACGGCGTGATCGTGCCGCCGGACGGCTACCTGCGGGCCGCGCGGCGGATCACCTCCGAGCACGGCGCGCTGCTGTGGCTCGACGAGATCCAGACCGGCATCGGCCGGACCGGAACCTGGTTCGGGTACGAGGCCGAGGGGATCGTGCCGGATCTGGTCACCGTCGCGAAGGGCCTCGGCGCCGGCATCCCGATCGGTGCCTGCATCGGTCTCGGCGCGGCCGCGGACCTGCTGCAGCCGGGGAACCACGGGACCACGTTCGGCGGCAACCCGGTCGCGGCGATCGCCGGGCTGGCGGTGCTGACCGTGATCGAGCGGGACGGCCTGCTCGGCCAGGTGAATGCCATCGGCAACCACCTCGCGTCCTCGATCAGCGCGCTCGACCACCCGAAGATCGCCGGCGTCCGCGGCCGCGGGCTGCTGCGCGCGATCCAGCTGACCGAGCCGGTGTCCGACCAGGTCGCCGCGCTGGCGCTGGAAGCCGGTTTCGTGGTGAACAATCCGGTCCCGGACGCGTTGCGGCTGGCCCCGCCGTACATCCTGAGCAAGGCTGACGTGGACAGTTTCGTCGCGGCCCTTCCCGGGCTGCTCGATCAGACGGAGGCGAACTGATGGTACGGCACTTCCTGCGGGACGACGATCTGTCGCCGGTCGAGCAGGACGAGGTACTGACGCTGGCCGCGCAGCTGGCGGGGGACCGGCACGGGCATCAGCCGCTGACCGGGCCGAAGACGGTCGCGGTGATCTTCGACAAGACCTCGACCCGGACCCGGATCTCGTTCTCGGTCGGGATCGCCGAGCTCGGCGGCGTACCGCTGGTGATCGACGCGAAGACCTCGCAAATGGGCCGGGGTGAGCCGATCGCGGACACCGCGCGCGTACTGGACCGGCAGGTCGCGGCGATCGTCTGGCGGACCGCCGGTCAAGAGCGGATCGACGAGATGGCGGCGGCGTCGCGGGTGCCGGTGATCAATGCGCTCACCGACGAGTTCCATCCTTGTCAGATCCTCGCCGACCTGCAGACCGTACGCCAGCACAAGGGTTCGACGGCCGGGCTGAAGCTGGTGTACCTGGGCGACGGCGCGAACAACATGGCGCACTCGTACCTGCTCGGCGGCGCGACCGCTGGGATGCACGTCGTGATCGGCTCACCGGAGGCGTACCAACCGGATCCTGAGGTGCTGGTGCGGGCGGCCACGATCGCGGAGCAGACCGGCGGCTCGGTGGCGTGGTCCGGCGATCCGGTCGCCGCGGTCGACGGCGCCGACGTGGTTGCCACCGACACCTGGGTGTCGATGGGTCAGGAAGCCGAGGCGGCCGACCGGGAAGCGCCGTTCGTTCCGTACGCGGTGACCGAGCAACTACTCGCC
The genomic region above belongs to Kribbella solani and contains:
- the argB gene encoding acetylglutamate kinase: MIPADPIEKAAVLTEALPWLKEFHGKTVVVKYGGNAMVDEKLKRAFAEDIVFLRYSGVRVVVVHGGGPQISDMLGRLGIDSEFRGGLRVTTPEAMDVVGMVLVGKVGRELVGLLNAHGPFAVGMSGEDAGLFTAERRTALVDGEQVDIGLVGDVVDVRPEAVIDLIDAGRIPVVSTIAPDEDGLAHNVNADTAAAALASALGAEKLVVLTDVAGLYRNWPDSDEIITQIDTAELAELLPSLASGMVPKMEACLRAVESGVSRATVIDGRVPHSLLLEIFTDAGIGTQVIPS
- a CDS encoding acetylornithine transaminase: MTELLTVDGTQAALTSRYSGALMNTFGAPKRVLVRGEGAYLWDADGNKYLDLLGGLAVNCLGHAHPFVVSAVTSQLATLGHVSNFFASAPQIALAEKLLGLFDVPGKVFFTNSGTEANEAAFKITRRTGRTKIVSTIGAFHGRSMGALALTWKPAYREAFAPLPGDVEFVPYGDADALAAAVDDRTAAVVLEPIQGENGVIVPPDGYLRAARRITSEHGALLWLDEIQTGIGRTGTWFGYEAEGIVPDLVTVAKGLGAGIPIGACIGLGAAADLLQPGNHGTTFGGNPVAAIAGLAVLTVIERDGLLGQVNAIGNHLASSISALDHPKIAGVRGRGLLRAIQLTEPVSDQVAALALEAGFVVNNPVPDALRLAPPYILSKADVDSFVAALPGLLDQTEAN
- the argF gene encoding ornithine carbamoyltransferase: MVRHFLRDDDLSPVEQDEVLTLAAQLAGDRHGHQPLTGPKTVAVIFDKTSTRTRISFSVGIAELGGVPLVIDAKTSQMGRGEPIADTARVLDRQVAAIVWRTAGQERIDEMAAASRVPVINALTDEFHPCQILADLQTVRQHKGSTAGLKLVYLGDGANNMAHSYLLGGATAGMHVVIGSPEAYQPDPEVLVRAATIAEQTGGSVAWSGDPVAAVDGADVVATDTWVSMGQEAEAADREAPFVPYAVTEQLLAKAKPDAIVLHCLPAYRGKEIDAAVIDGPQSVVWDEAENRLHAQKALLSWLLARSFEA